Part of the Prosthecobacter debontii genome is shown below.
TGCGATTTGTGATTTATGGCTGCGTTACCCAACCCTATGACATCTTCCCCACCGACAGCGTCCACTGCTGGCACGGTGAGCCGCACGGCGTGGCTCATTGTCGGCCTCTTGTTCCCTGTAGCTCTGTTGAACTACCTGGATCGCCAGATGATCGCTTCCATGAAGGTCTCGGTGATGGGAGATCTGAAGGATATCGGCAGTGAAGAGAATTGGGGCCACATGCTGGCTTCGTTCAAGTGGGTGTATGCCATCTTCAGCCCCATCGGAGGTTACATCGCGGATCGTTTCAGCCGTAAGCTAACCATCTGTGGCAGTTTGTTTATTTGGTCGCTGATCACCTATCTCACAGGTCATGTGACTTCCTTTGAGCACTTGTATTGGGCCCGCACGGCGATGGGCATCAGCGAGGCCTTTTACATTCCGGCAGCGCTTGCTTTGATTGCAGACTTCCACACCGGCGGCACCCGGTCACGAGCTGTGGGCATCCATCAGGTGGGGATCTACTGCGGAGTGATGGTCGGTGGCTTTGCAGGGTATGCTGCGGATTGGGAACACATGGGCTGGCGCGGTGCCTTTGATCTCACGGGCTTGATCGGTATCCTCTATGCGATTCCGCTCCTGTTCTTGCTCAAGGATGCTCCAAGAGCTTTACCTGCTCATTCGGCAGAGATCGATCAGAAGCCTTCCGCCTTGGCAACGTTGCGTGAGCTTCTAACCAACGTGTCCTTCCTCCTCTTGGTGCTTTATTTCACCTTACCCGCCATTGCTGGTTGGGTCGTGCGCGATTGGGGTCCAGCCATCCTCCAGCAGGAGTTCAACATCAGCCAAGGGAAGGCCGGGGTTTCTGCCGCGCTGTATTGGCAATTCGCAGCCTTGGTGTCGGCGATCTTTGGCGGCTGGCTCGCCGATCGTTGGATGCGGCACAATCCGCGTGGCCGCATTTATACCAGTGCCCTCGGCATGTTCTTATTCATCCCGGCCTTGTTCGGGGTGGGGAATGCTCCAGCGCTGGGCTCCTTCTCGCTCGCCATTGCGGCGCTCATTCTATTTGGCATTGGCTGGGGATTCTTTGATTGCAATAACATGCCCATCCTGTCGCAGATCACTCGTCCCGAAGTGCGGGCCACTGGCTATGGGGTGATGAACTTCGTCAGCATGATGTTCGGGGGAGCTGCCGATTGGGGCTTCGGTTACATGCGTGATCATGGCATCCCGCTGAATGTCATCTTCGGAGCCTTTGCCAGCCTATGTGTTGTCTCGGTCGTCCTTGTGCTGATGATCCGGCCGCGCGAAGTGAGGTAGAGTCGTTCGGTCTGAGGGCGGTTTTATAAAATCGCCTGTTGGGCATTTTCGGGTTGCCTCAATTCCCATCTGGGGCAATGACCAAAGCCGCATGTCTGTTTTCTCCGCCCAGTCTGTAACCTCCTGCGTCACAACGATGCAGGTCACTCCCCCCTAGTGGGCAGGATGGATCGGGCCCTGGGCTCAATCGAGATCCATGTTTACGGCCACTGAGCTGCTCGTGATTCACGCGCAGTCGGTCCGTCTGAGTTTTCAAACACCCGCATCAGGTTCACGGGCCTGATGACGGCTTTTTACCTTCCGTGTCACTCATTACCTCCCTCACCGCCTCAGTGTTCTCTACGCAAAATCTCTCCAAAGAATGGTTCTCAAACATCCGCGCGGATTTGCTCGCGGGTCTTGTCGTCGCTCTAGCCCTCATCCCTGAAGCCATCGCGTTCTCTAGCATCGCGGGTGTGGATCCCCAGGTTGGCCTCTATGCCTCGGTCTGCATCGCTGTCGTTTCGGCAATTTTCGGTGGCCGTCCCGGCATGATCTCCGCCGCCACCGGGGCCATGGCCTTACTCATGGTCACGCTGGTGAAGCAGCATGGCCTGCAATACCTGCTCGTCGCCACCCTGCTCACTGGGGTGATCCAGATCATCGCAGGCTGGGCACGGATCGGTGATGTCATGCGGTTCGTGTCCAAATCGGTGATGACAGGCTTCGTCAATGCCCTGGCGATCCTCATCTTCATGGCTCAGCTCCCCGAGTTTCATGGCGCTGGCCTAACGATGTATGCGATGGTGGCCGGTTCGCTGGCGATCATTTATCTGCTGCCGCGTCTGACCAAGGTGGTGCCCTCTCCCCTGGTGGCCATCATCGTCATGACGATTGTGGCGATCTATTTTCAGCTCGATGTGAGACGGGTCGGGGATTTGGGCGCTTTGCCGGAGTCTCTGCCGGTGTTTTTGTGGCCGCAGGTGTCCTGGACGCTGGAGACGCTGTGGATCGTGCTGCCTTACTCCGTCGGCTTGGCATCGGTGGGTCTGCTGGAGTCCCTCATGACGGCGCAGATCGTGGATGAGATGACCGATACACCCAGCAATAAAAACCGGGAGTGCACCGGGCAGGGATTGGCTAACATCGTGGCTGGACTCTTCGGCGGGATGGCCGGGTGTGCCATGATCGGTCAGTCTGTCATCAATGTGAAGTCAGGCGGTCGTGGTCGTCTCTCCACCTTTGTTGCGGGCGTGTTTCTCATGATCCTGCTGGTCTTGCTCGGTCCTTGGGTGCGTCAGATCCCCATGCCCGCGTTGGTCGCCGTGATGATCATGGTCTCCATTGGCACCTTTTCGTGGGCTTCGTTTAAGAACATGCGACTGCATCCGCGCAGCTCCAGCCTGGTCATGATTGCTACCGTCTCAGTGGTGGTGTGGACGCACAACTTGGCGCTCGGTGTCGGCGTCGGTGTCTTGCTCAGTGCCCTGTTCTTTGCCCGTAAGGTCGCCCGTTTCCTGCGGGTTACCTCATCCTTGGAGGCCGAGTCCGCCACACGCACGTATCAGGTCATTGGTCAGCTTTTCTTTGCGTCCGCCGGAGCCTTCACGCGGGAGTTTGACTTCAAAGAACCGCTGAAAAAGGTGATCATTGACGTCAGTCATGCTCACTTCTGGGACCTCACGGCGGTGTCAGCGCTGGATCAGGTAGTCCTCAAATTCCGCCGGGAAGGGGCTGAAGTGCAGGTGCTCGGCCTGAACGAAGCCAGCGCGACTTTGGTGGATCGTCTTGGCATCCATGACAAGGTGGATGCCGATGTGGATGTGCTCACGCACTGATGGAGTCAGCTCGTCGGGCCTAAACAAAAAATCAGCCCTAGAAACCTAGGGCTGATGGAAGCTTAAAACGTCAGAGTGGCCGGGCTGAATCAATGCCCGCCTTTGAGCAGGACAAACCCCACGATCACCAGGATCGGCAGCAGCACGGGGATGGAGAACTGCCACATGTAGCGCAGGAAGTCAGGCGTATGGACCTTGGCTTTATCGGCGATGGCTTTGACCATGAAGTTCGGGCCATTGCCGATGTAGCTGCCAGCTCCGAAGAACACCGCGCCGAGGGAAATCGCCATGAGCAGGTGCGGATGGGAACCCGCAAAGGCCAAGACATCCGTTGGACTCTCCACCGAGAGATGCTCCGTGCCCATGGCAGCGGCCAGGAAGCTCAGGTAGGTCGGCGCATTGTCCAGGAAGGCGGAGAGAGCACCTGTGGCAAAGTAATAGCCGAGAGGAGAGCTGATTTTCACCGCTTCACCGCTCTGCAGGATCTGCAGGGCAGGGATCATGGTGAGGAAGATACCGATGAAGAGGAAACCCACTTCCTTCACCGGACCGAAGTTGAAGTCATTGGCTTCATGCAGTTCGGGTTTGGTGGTGAAGTAGGAGGCCACGGCCGCACTGATCATGACAATGGCTGGCACGCTGAGCACCCCACCGATGACGGTTTCCTGCACGCTCTTGGGCAGGAACACGGCGCCCAGCACCACGCCCAGGAAGGCGAGATTCATCAAGCCACGAATAAAAAAGTGCTCCTCAGCCGTTTCTTTCTCACGCACGGCCTTGGGAGCCTTGCGGAAGTTGATGTTATCAATGGCAAAGAACACGGCAAGGAGCAGCGCCACAGCCATGGCCCAGCCATTCCAGCAATGCTCCAGCACCCAGCCGAAGGGAACGCCGCGCAGGAAGCCCAGGAACAGCGGTGGGTCACCGATGGGGGTCAGGCAGCCACCGACATTACTGACAATGAAGATGAAAAACACCACGTGAAAGCCGGTGATGCGATACTTGTTCATCTTGATCCAGGGGCGGATCATCAGCATCGAGGCACCGGTCGTGCCGATGAAGTTGGCCAAGACGGCCCCGATGGCCAGGAAGATGGTGTTTCTCAGCGGCGTAGCCTCACCCTTCACACGGATATTGATGCCGCCCGAGATGACGAACAACGACCCCACCAGGGCCATGAAACTCACATACTCGTGGCCCGCATGCAGCAGCGGATGCCAATCCCCCTGCACGGTCAGGTAGTAGATGGCGGTGACCAGACCAAGCCCGACCGCCACTTTTGGATAATGGTGTTCCCAAAAATGCGCGGCAAAGAGTGGCATCAGGGCAATGCACAGCAGGAGCAGGGCAAAGGGAGCGACAGTCCAATAGGGAGGGAGAGAGGCGTGGGCGTGAGCCTGGGCCTCAGCGGCGGCAGCGGCAAGGAGTGGGAGCATCGGGCGGGATATGTCGTGAGTTCGCCCGATTTGGCAAGTTTTCTGTCGAAGACTTTGCACAAGAAGGGCAGGACTTGCCCGGCCAACGCACAGACCATGCCAGTGCCGAAGAATCAGATGACAAATGACAGATCGGATGTCCCAATAGGCTACGCATGAATGCCCCCGCCAGCGCCGTCCCTCTCGTCGCCTCCGATCTCCACCGCACTTATACACTGGGGGGACACCAACTGCCTGTGCTCCAGGGGGTGGCTCTGGAAGTGAAGGCGGGGGAAAAAGTCTTCCTGTGTGGCCAGTCTGGAGCCGGGAAGACGACCCTCCTCTATGTCTTAGGCGGATTGGAAAAACCCACCTCGGGAGATGTACAGATCCACGGACAATCCCTCTACCATGGCTCCTCCAAGGTGCGGGCCAAGATGCGCAACCAGACCATGGGTTTCGTTTTCCAGCATTACTTCCTCCTGCCAGAACTCACGGCCCTGGAAAACGTCCTCCTTCCCTCGATGATTGGCGGACGCAAGGCGGAGGGGCGTGCGCGGGAACTGCTCGAAAAAGTCGGTCTCACGGCTCGTATCGATCACCTTCCGACGGAGCTCTCCGGCGGTGAGCAGCAGCGCGTCGCCATTGCCCGCGCGCTCATCAATGATCCCGGCATCCTTTATGCCGATGAGCCGACGGGAAACCTCGACGCCAGCACGGGCACAGGCGTGATGGACATGCTCCTGCAGGTGGTGGATGAATCCAAAAAGACCCTCGTCGTCGTCACGCACGACCAACAGATGGCCAAGCGTGGCGACCGCCGATTGATCCTGAAGCAGGGCAAGCTGGAGGAAGGCTAAGCCGATGAACCGTCTGCGCGGCTGCTTCGGTCTTCTGCTGAAGATCGCCCTGCTGATCCTTTTGCTCCTGCTCCCTGTTGGCGGAGCCGCGTGGTGGTTTTTCCATCCCGCGCACACCGAGTCCGAGCAGATCGTTTACACCCAGCGGCATGGTCACGATCTAACCTTGCGGGTCATTCGCCCAGAGATGGCCAAGGGCATCGGCGTACTCATGATCGTGAGCGGCGCATGGAAGTCCGGCCCGCAGAAGTTTGAGTCCTGGATGGCCGCTTCGTTCCTACGTCAGGGCATGACGGTGATCGCTGTCTCGCATTTATCCCAGCCCGAGGCCACCATTCAGGAGATCGTTCAGGACGTGCAGCGCTCCGTTCGCTTCGTCCGCCTGCATGCCCAGGACTACGGCATTGATCCCAAACGCCTCGGTGTGGTCGGGGGCAGCTCCGGCGGTCATCTCAGTCTCATGCTGGCCACCCGAGGCGGCGCTGGCGAGCCAGGCGCGGCCGATGCCGTCCTGCGGGAAGACGGTTCCGTTCAGGCCGCTGCCGTTTTCTACCCCGTGACCGATCTTATCAATCTGGGTTCCTCCACCGAAAACCTCCACGATGGCGGCCCTCCCAAAAGCTTCCGCAAATCTTTCGGCCCCGAGGCAGCGGATTTGGCCCAGTGGAAAGTCATCGGTCAGGAGCTCTCCCCCATTTTCCACATCAGCTCCGCCTTACCGCCCATTTACATCATCCATGGCAGTGCGGATACCCTGGTGCCTCTGGAACAATCCGAACGCTTCCAGAAACGCGCGGCTGAACTCGGCCATCACGTCATCCTTGATGTGCGTTCCGGCAAGAAACACGGCTGGCCCACCATGATGTGGGATGCCCACCTCATGGCCCAGTGGATGGTGCAGCAGTTGCAGGCGTCACCGGCCCCCGCTGCACCGTGAATGCACACGCCATCGCCCTCTCACAACCCGCCACAGGGAAGAGATGAGTTCATTGAGTTTGTTGATGACCGCCTGCATTTGGGCCTGATTGTAGGTCGTGCTGGCGGTGTTGAGGTTAGAGAGGAGTTCGGACGCTCTCGTCCGCTGTTTCCTGATAGGGACATCGCCCGTGTCCCGCGACTGCGGGATGCGTCTCGTCCGTAGCTTCGGGTTTGAGGGGAGGGCTCTCGGTCCACCCAAGAGCCGCCGATTTCTATCCTATCAAAAGACAGCGCAGGCCAGGGGACTGGAGCGCGAGTATGGCGGAGCCTACTCGCCTGACTTTCCCAGGACGGGGGAGTCCTTGAAAGATGATGTGGTCTAGACGGTCGCAGGGGCCTTGGCCGTGTGGAATCTCAAGAGGGACAAATGGCGAGTAGCCTCATGCCCTTGGGTAGGGACATCGCCCTTGTCCCGCGACTGCGGGATGCGTCTGGTCCGTGACTTCGTGGGGAAGGCAGTGCGGAGCCAAAGCGGCGTTGAAGACCGAACAACATCCATCGTCGTCTTACCACCTCCGCCTGCGGGGAATGCAGCGGGTTCCTCCCAACCCCGAATCTCCAAGGACCATCCATGGGGGCAGAGAAGACGAGGTTTCCCTTAACCCGCCACGCGTTCCACTTCCAGACTCCAGGGACTACGACCTTCGGTACCACCCACCGCCGCGACGCGGAAGGCATAACGCGTGCCCACCTCCAGACCCTCCAGCTTGGCATTGCTGCCGCCAACCTTGATCAGCACCCAGTCGAGCAACCATCCCGCAGCACCACACTCTTCTCCAGCAGATAACTGCGCGCCCCTATAATGCCTTTGATAAGAAATGCGCAAATGGTAAATATATAAATGTCTTACCTTATAGCGTGTAAAGAAAGATCGTTCCCGATTATTCAGTTAAGAAAAAATGCGCTGACGCCTTTCTGTTCACCGAGTCCTGCCCTCCGCATTCCCATCAGGCAAAAAGCCCTGCATCTTGCTTGTCACTGCCTGTGTTCATCGCTTAGATCAGGACTCATCTCGCATCAAAACATCTCAGACGATCTCCTCTTCGGCGCAGCGCCCTCATGAGCATCACTGCTTCTAACTTAAATCCTACTATCGAAGCAGGCCTCATCAAGTGTGTCGTCGGCCTCGGTCCGAACATCTTCTACAACTCGCCCATGGAAGCCTGCGTCGTCGTCTGCCGCTCGCAGAAGCCCAGGGCCCAGCGCGGCAAAATCCTCTTTATCAACGCGGTGAACGAAGTCGCCCGCGAACGCACCCAGAGCTTCCTCACCGACGAGCACCTCCAGCGCGTCGTCCGCGCTTATCAGGACTTCAAAGACGAGCCCGGCTTCACCCGCGCTGTGCCCATTGAGGAAATCCGGGCGAAGGAGGGCAATCTGAGCATCCCGCTTTACGTCGGAGGGGAAACACATGTGCAGACGGATGGAGCGGGAGAATCCGCCACCGCCGCGCTGCCAGATGTGATCAGCGCTTGGATAGAGAGCGCGGTTACAGCCAGACGAGCTCTAAATAACCTGGGTCCTCGCGTATGATCGTTATTCCTCAACTGACCCCGCAGCCAGCAGCAATACCTGCTGAGGACTTCCGATGTGACGTCCTGCTCTTCGTCGCGACTACGTCCGAAAAGGAAAAACTGAAAGAGGCAGCGAAGAACCTCGGGCTCTCGTTCCGCAGGTTGAAGGGAGCATATTTCCGGTACTATGACTTGGGACCGGTTGGCTCGTATCCGCGTGTTCTTGCCGTTCAAACGGAAATGGGGACGTTTTCACGCGGCGGTTCCGCTGCTCGAGCACTGATGGCAGTGGCCGAAACCAGAGCGACCGCGATGATCTCTGTTGGAATGGCTTTTGGGGTTGATAGAAGGCGACAACAACACGGCGACGTACTCGTTTCTAGATCTCTTCTGACCTATGATAATCGAAAGGTCTCTTCTGGATTCTGGTCAAGCCAGATAGACTACTCTGAGGCGAAGCCATTTCCGGCAAAAGAATCACTTCTCCGCTTATTTGGCATCTTGGCAGAGCGCGATGAGTGGAAGTCGCGAGTGAAATTCGGCCCGATATTGACCGGCGGCGCCAAAATACATTGCGCGAAGTATAGAGATCATCTTGTGAAACATCTTTCCCAAGATGCCGACCCTGTGATCGGCGGGGAAATGGAAGGTGCTGGTTTTTTGGCAGCAAGCGACCCTGCCGAACCAGCTTGGATCGTAGTGAAGGGAATCTCCGATTTTGCGGACAAGAAGCGTGATCGCGAGGTTCAACTATGGAGAAACTATGCCTGTGAGAACGCGGCGAAATTTGTCCTCACCGCACTGCGGGATTTTGAACCAGAATCCGAGTGCTAATCATTATGCCCAATCTTGATGAACTATTCGAACCACAGGGTTCCCATTTCACGCATCCCAAGCTTCGTGAGCTTGAGGCACTACTGGACGCCTCTGCAGAGAGCGAGTGCGAAATCGAACGACGCCGAGAGGGATTCACGTTCCGACCATCAATGATTTACGTCTTCACAAAGCCCGGAAATGGATCAACTCAGGTAGATGCGTTCGAGTGGCACGAGACGCTCAATTCATTTCTTCTGGGTCGTGGAGTGAGAGCTACCAGCCAAGAAAACGAAGGTCTCCGCTTCTCCATCATACTGCGTACCGACCTCCAACGAGTGGAAGTCCGTTACGGAGAGGGCTACTTTAATGCGCTCGTTCTCGAATTTGTCGAAAAGACTTTCAGCCACATCCACGACATCCGGTCGATACTTCAAAAGGTAGGTCCCGGTCGTCCTTATCATGGCCGGGTATATAGCGATGCGGCAAACGCGGTCCATAGCGTGTTTGCCAAGGTCGCTCAGATGCTTTCAACGCAACTGAAATACGATCCCACTTCCGGGAAACGGATCCTTGTTCAAGCAGCCAAATATTACTTGGACGAGCGGTTCTCCATTTTGCCCGGTGAATTCCTGAGAGCGTCTGGGGAAGCATCGAAAAGAAGAGAAGTGGATCAGCGAACGACCAGTGAAGTTGTGATTTTTGATACGAACGCGTA
Proteins encoded:
- a CDS encoding MFS transporter — its product is MTSSPPTASTAGTVSRTAWLIVGLLFPVALLNYLDRQMIASMKVSVMGDLKDIGSEENWGHMLASFKWVYAIFSPIGGYIADRFSRKLTICGSLFIWSLITYLTGHVTSFEHLYWARTAMGISEAFYIPAALALIADFHTGGTRSRAVGIHQVGIYCGVMVGGFAGYAADWEHMGWRGAFDLTGLIGILYAIPLLFLLKDAPRALPAHSAEIDQKPSALATLRELLTNVSFLLLVLYFTLPAIAGWVVRDWGPAILQQEFNISQGKAGVSAALYWQFAALVSAIFGGWLADRWMRHNPRGRIYTSALGMFLFIPALFGVGNAPALGSFSLAIAALILFGIGWGFFDCNNMPILSQITRPEVRATGYGVMNFVSMMFGGAADWGFGYMRDHGIPLNVIFGAFASLCVVSVVLVLMIRPREVR
- a CDS encoding SulP family inorganic anion transporter — its product is MFSTQNLSKEWFSNIRADLLAGLVVALALIPEAIAFSSIAGVDPQVGLYASVCIAVVSAIFGGRPGMISAATGAMALLMVTLVKQHGLQYLLVATLLTGVIQIIAGWARIGDVMRFVSKSVMTGFVNALAILIFMAQLPEFHGAGLTMYAMVAGSLAIIYLLPRLTKVVPSPLVAIIVMTIVAIYFQLDVRRVGDLGALPESLPVFLWPQVSWTLETLWIVLPYSVGLASVGLLESLMTAQIVDEMTDTPSNKNRECTGQGLANIVAGLFGGMAGCAMIGQSVINVKSGGRGRLSTFVAGVFLMILLVLLGPWVRQIPMPALVAVMIMVSIGTFSWASFKNMRLHPRSSSLVMIATVSVVVWTHNLALGVGVGVLLSALFFARKVARFLRVTSSLEAESATRTYQVIGQLFFASAGAFTREFDFKEPLKKVIIDVSHAHFWDLTAVSALDQVVLKFRREGAEVQVLGLNEASATLVDRLGIHDKVDADVDVLTH
- a CDS encoding sodium:proton antiporter — protein: MLPLLAAAAAEAQAHAHASLPPYWTVAPFALLLLCIALMPLFAAHFWEHHYPKVAVGLGLVTAIYYLTVQGDWHPLLHAGHEYVSFMALVGSLFVISGGINIRVKGEATPLRNTIFLAIGAVLANFIGTTGASMLMIRPWIKMNKYRITGFHVVFFIFIVSNVGGCLTPIGDPPLFLGFLRGVPFGWVLEHCWNGWAMAVALLLAVFFAIDNINFRKAPKAVREKETAEEHFFIRGLMNLAFLGVVLGAVFLPKSVQETVIGGVLSVPAIVMISAAVASYFTTKPELHEANDFNFGPVKEVGFLFIGIFLTMIPALQILQSGEAVKISSPLGYYFATGALSAFLDNAPTYLSFLAAAMGTEHLSVESPTDVLAFAGSHPHLLMAISLGAVFFGAGSYIGNGPNFMVKAIADKAKVHTPDFLRYMWQFSIPVLLPILVIVGFVLLKGGH
- a CDS encoding ABC transporter ATP-binding protein, giving the protein MNAPASAVPLVASDLHRTYTLGGHQLPVLQGVALEVKAGEKVFLCGQSGAGKTTLLYVLGGLEKPTSGDVQIHGQSLYHGSSKVRAKMRNQTMGFVFQHYFLLPELTALENVLLPSMIGGRKAEGRARELLEKVGLTARIDHLPTELSGGEQQRVAIARALINDPGILYADEPTGNLDASTGTGVMDMLLQVVDESKKTLVVVTHDQQMAKRGDRRLILKQGKLEEG
- a CDS encoding alpha/beta hydrolase, producing the protein MNRLRGCFGLLLKIALLILLLLLPVGGAAWWFFHPAHTESEQIVYTQRHGHDLTLRVIRPEMAKGIGVLMIVSGAWKSGPQKFESWMAASFLRQGMTVIAVSHLSQPEATIQEIVQDVQRSVRFVRLHAQDYGIDPKRLGVVGGSSGGHLSLMLATRGGAGEPGAADAVLREDGSVQAAAVFYPVTDLINLGSSTENLHDGGPPKSFRKSFGPEAADLAQWKVIGQELSPIFHISSALPPIYIIHGSADTLVPLEQSERFQKRAAELGHHVILDVRSGKKHGWPTMMWDAHLMAQWMVQQLQASPAPAAP
- a CDS encoding fibronectin type III domain-containing protein, translating into MRISYQRHYRGAQLSAGEECGAAGWLLDWVLIKVGGSNAKLEGLEVGTRYAFRVAAVGGTEGRSPWSLEVERVAG
- a CDS encoding N-6 DNA methylase — its product is MSITASNLNPTIEAGLIKCVVGLGPNIFYNSPMEACVVVCRSQKPRAQRGKILFINAVNEVARERTQSFLTDEHLQRVVRAYQDFKDEPGFTRAVPIEEIRAKEGNLSIPLYVGGETHVQTDGAGESATAALPDVISAWIESAVTARRALNNLGPRV
- a CDS encoding 5'-methylthioadenosine/S-adenosylhomocysteine nucleosidase family protein — encoded protein: MIVIPQLTPQPAAIPAEDFRCDVLLFVATTSEKEKLKEAAKNLGLSFRRLKGAYFRYYDLGPVGSYPRVLAVQTEMGTFSRGGSAARALMAVAETRATAMISVGMAFGVDRRRQQHGDVLVSRSLLTYDNRKVSSGFWSSQIDYSEAKPFPAKESLLRLFGILAERDEWKSRVKFGPILTGGAKIHCAKYRDHLVKHLSQDADPVIGGEMEGAGFLAASDPAEPAWIVVKGISDFADKKRDREVQLWRNYACENAAKFVLTALRDFEPESEC